A single genomic interval of Zunongwangia sp. HGR-M22 harbors:
- a CDS encoding lactonase family protein, translating into MINKKLAIAMVFTGLSLTGCKNENKESEENISKMNEKNASLNTAFIGTYTKKEGHVDGKADGILSIKQDPETGEIRLEKTLAEVTNPSFVKLTSDNKYLYAVSELGDKDGTSGFIHSFQVQDNDSLYEVDKVSTEAFAPCHIEIDKTDNFAFVSNYMGGVVVMYRIQQDGSLEKHKQLNMPNSEKSHTHSVSISEDNKHVYICDLGLDKIWIYDLDAEEKTIQKNEQESVSLAKGAGPRHFEFSKDQKFAYSMNELNSTISVFKVEENGGLTLLNSVSSIPEDFEEDNSGADIHISPSGDYLYASNRGHNSIAIFKINKENGEIKQLGFESTNGKTPRNFAISKNGSYLYAANQDSGDIQSFKIDETNGTLEALGDPVAVPTPVCIEFLN; encoded by the coding sequence ATGATCAATAAAAAATTGGCTATAGCCATGGTTTTTACAGGCCTCTCACTTACTGGTTGTAAAAATGAAAACAAAGAAAGTGAAGAAAATATTTCTAAAATGAATGAAAAGAACGCAAGTTTAAATACCGCATTCATAGGCACCTATACAAAAAAGGAAGGTCATGTAGATGGCAAGGCCGATGGTATTCTGTCCATAAAACAAGATCCTGAAACAGGTGAAATAAGATTAGAAAAAACATTAGCTGAAGTTACCAATCCATCCTTTGTAAAGCTTACCAGTGATAACAAATATTTATATGCTGTAAGCGAGTTAGGAGATAAAGACGGAACCTCTGGCTTTATACATAGTTTTCAGGTTCAGGATAATGATAGTTTATATGAAGTAGATAAAGTTTCTACAGAGGCCTTTGCACCATGCCATATCGAAATAGATAAAACAGATAATTTTGCTTTTGTATCTAATTACATGGGTGGAGTAGTGGTGATGTATCGCATTCAGCAGGACGGAAGTTTAGAAAAGCATAAGCAGCTTAATATGCCAAATTCGGAAAAATCGCATACCCATTCGGTTTCAATTTCTGAAGATAACAAGCATGTTTATATCTGTGATCTTGGTTTAGACAAAATTTGGATCTACGATCTTGATGCCGAAGAAAAAACAATTCAGAAAAATGAACAAGAATCGGTTTCTTTAGCAAAAGGTGCCGGGCCAAGACATTTCGAATTCAGCAAAGATCAAAAATTTGCTTACAGTATGAACGAATTAAATAGTACTATAAGTGTTTTTAAGGTGGAAGAAAATGGAGGTTTAACATTACTAAATTCGGTTTCTAGTATTCCCGAAGATTTTGAAGAAGATAATAGCGGCGCCGATATTCACATTTCGCCTTCAGGAGATTATTTATATGCTTCTAATCGCGGTCATAACAGTATTGCTATTTTTAAAATCAATAAAGAAAACGGGGAGATTAAGCAATTAGGTTTTGAAAGTACTAACGGAAAAACCCCGCGTAACTTCGCTATATCTAAAAACGGAAGTTATCTTTATGCAGCCAATCAGGATTCTGGCGATATCCAATCGTTTAAGATTGATGAAACAAATGGTACATTAGAAGCTTTGGGAGATCCAGTGGCCGTACCAACACCTGTTTGTATTGAATTTTTAAATTAA
- the corA gene encoding magnesium/cobalt transporter CorA, with amino-acid sequence MSKTKRKRLSLRRPKSSKALNQIPGTVTYVGNKEHTETLLDVIDYNANHFERFKSKNPQDALNFVDESKITWINIDGLNNTEEIEKLGKYYELHPLILEDIANTNQRPKIDEYQDYLFIVAKMLYYNADGTLEIEHISLVVGKDYVLTFQEAGGDVFDGVRERIEQKKGRIRNRKADYLLFALLDAIIDNYFVVIEDISEKIEGFEDQLFLNNQDDDLVREIQELKRAIVRIRRAVFPLREVLGRLEKIQHPIIEEKTGNYLRDLVDHIIQISENIDIYREMIWSLMDMYMTTISNKMNEVMKVLTIMASIFIPLTFIAGIYGMNFEYMPELKWKYSYFVLWGVMIVVFFLMLYYFKRKKWL; translated from the coding sequence ATGTCGAAAACAAAAAGGAAACGACTCTCGCTGCGCAGACCTAAGTCTAGCAAAGCCCTAAACCAAATTCCGGGAACAGTAACCTATGTTGGAAATAAAGAACATACTGAAACTTTATTAGATGTAATTGATTATAATGCAAATCATTTTGAGCGTTTTAAATCAAAGAATCCACAGGATGCCTTAAATTTTGTAGATGAATCTAAAATTACCTGGATAAATATCGACGGTCTAAATAATACCGAAGAAATTGAAAAGCTTGGTAAATACTATGAGCTGCATCCTCTTATTTTAGAAGATATTGCAAATACCAATCAGCGGCCTAAAATAGACGAGTATCAAGATTATCTTTTTATTGTAGCCAAAATGCTTTATTATAATGCAGATGGAACTTTAGAAATAGAGCACATTAGTCTTGTAGTTGGTAAAGATTATGTTTTGACTTTTCAGGAAGCAGGAGGTGATGTTTTTGATGGCGTACGGGAGCGAATAGAGCAAAAGAAAGGACGTATAAGAAATCGCAAAGCAGATTATCTTTTGTTTGCGTTGCTAGATGCTATTATCGATAATTATTTTGTGGTTATAGAAGATATTAGTGAGAAAATTGAAGGATTTGAAGATCAACTTTTTCTTAATAATCAGGATGATGATCTGGTAAGGGAAATTCAGGAATTAAAAAGAGCCATTGTTAGAATAAGAAGGGCGGTTTTTCCGTTGCGTGAAGTACTTGGCAGATTAGAGAAAATTCAGCATCCCATAATCGAAGAAAAAACAGGGAATTATTTACGGGATTTAGTAGACCATATTATTCAGATTTCAGAAAATATAGATATTTATAGAGAGATGATCTGGAGTTTAATGGATATGTATATGACTACAATTAGTAATAAAATGAATGAAGTGATGAAAGTGCTTACCATCATGGCTTCTATTTTTATACCGTTAACATTTATTGCTGGTATCTACGGAATGAATTTCGAATATATGCCAGAATTAAAATGGAAATACAGCTACTTTGTTCTTTGGGGGGTAATGATCGTGGTTTTCTTTTTAATGCTTTATTATTTTAAACGAAAAAAATGGCTTTAA
- the recQ gene encoding DNA helicase RecQ yields MEKQQLHNTLKEYFGYDKFRPLQETIIQSIFEGNDNLVIMPTGGGKSICYQLPAILLPKLTIVISPLIALMKDQVDGLKANGIEAEFLNSSQDSADQESIFQKIDKNELKLLYIAPESLQILDRFLTEETVSLIAIDEAHCISSWGHDFRPAYTQLGYLKNRFSKTPIVALTATADKATRHDICQQLSIPDAKKHISSFDRKNLSLEVRQGIKRFEQIAKFIKSRPNESGIIYCLSRKNTEELAEKLQQKGLDAKAYHAGLKHEERESIQDDFINDKTEIICATIAFGMGIDKSNIRWVIHYNMPKNLEGYYQEIGRAGRDGLPSDTLLFHSYADVVQLQRFAENTKNKDIQIAKLDRMKQYAEALTCRRKILLSYFGEIKQEDCGNCDICKNPPQFFDGTVAAQKALSCIYRLKGKEPITTVVDVLRGSQNEQTLSKNYNQLSTYGVGKDISWNNWQQYILQLINLGYAEIAFHQGNALKLTKHAKAVLFEGSKVHLAKIPDRKVQTSTSAQTSDQVASENSLFEKLRQLRLEIAREEEIPAYLIFNDATLKEMERSRPMTDEEFLLINGVGRKKMEEYGYRFIKEIISFSKQKRTRKKQKKGKTYKITGELYAEGKTPEEIAKERELSEITIMSHLLKLYEEGENIDLTKFVSKSDIKAVRKAKKELGDPDKLKPYFEHFEEAIPYNNIKIALKIIENED; encoded by the coding sequence ATGGAGAAACAGCAGTTGCATAATACACTAAAAGAATATTTTGGTTACGACAAGTTTAGACCATTACAGGAAACTATCATTCAATCTATTTTCGAAGGGAATGATAATTTAGTGATTATGCCTACCGGTGGCGGTAAATCTATTTGTTACCAGTTACCCGCAATTTTATTACCAAAACTTACTATCGTTATTTCTCCGCTTATCGCTTTGATGAAAGACCAGGTAGATGGTTTAAAAGCAAATGGTATTGAAGCTGAATTTTTAAATAGTAGCCAGGATTCGGCAGATCAAGAAAGCATTTTTCAGAAAATTGATAAGAATGAACTGAAATTACTGTATATCGCTCCTGAAAGTTTGCAGATTTTAGATCGATTTTTAACTGAAGAAACCGTTAGTTTAATTGCTATCGACGAAGCGCATTGTATATCCAGCTGGGGACACGATTTTAGACCAGCTTATACCCAACTTGGGTATTTAAAGAATCGATTTTCTAAAACTCCAATAGTTGCATTAACCGCTACAGCAGATAAGGCGACACGCCACGACATCTGCCAACAGCTTAGTATTCCTGATGCCAAAAAACATATTTCTTCTTTCGATCGAAAAAATTTGAGTCTTGAAGTTCGGCAGGGAATCAAACGATTTGAGCAAATCGCAAAGTTCATTAAAAGCCGACCTAATGAAAGCGGAATAATTTACTGTCTTAGCCGAAAAAACACAGAAGAACTTGCCGAAAAACTCCAGCAAAAAGGTCTTGATGCAAAGGCTTATCATGCGGGATTGAAACATGAAGAACGCGAGAGCATTCAAGACGATTTTATAAACGATAAAACCGAAATTATCTGTGCTACCATCGCATTTGGAATGGGGATCGATAAATCCAATATCCGTTGGGTTATTCATTATAACATGCCTAAAAATCTGGAGGGTTATTACCAGGAAATTGGGCGCGCCGGGCGTGATGGTTTACCTTCAGATACGTTGTTATTTCATAGCTATGCAGATGTTGTACAGCTACAACGTTTTGCTGAAAACACTAAGAATAAAGATATCCAGATTGCCAAGTTAGACCGAATGAAACAATATGCTGAAGCGCTAACATGTCGCCGAAAAATATTGCTAAGTTACTTTGGGGAGATCAAACAAGAAGATTGCGGCAACTGCGATATTTGTAAAAATCCACCACAGTTTTTTGACGGGACAGTTGCTGCACAAAAAGCACTTTCTTGTATTTATAGACTAAAAGGCAAAGAACCTATCACTACAGTTGTAGATGTGCTGCGTGGTAGCCAAAATGAGCAAACGCTATCTAAAAATTACAATCAACTATCAACTTACGGCGTTGGCAAAGATATTTCTTGGAATAACTGGCAACAGTATATACTACAGTTAATTAATTTGGGGTATGCTGAAATTGCTTTCCATCAGGGTAATGCTTTAAAATTGACTAAACATGCCAAAGCGGTTCTTTTTGAAGGAAGTAAAGTACATTTGGCTAAAATTCCAGATCGTAAAGTCCAAACCTCAACATCTGCCCAAACTTCAGATCAAGTTGCTTCAGAAAATTCACTTTTCGAAAAATTACGCCAACTTAGGTTAGAGATTGCGAGGGAAGAAGAAATCCCGGCTTATCTTATTTTCAACGATGCCACTTTAAAAGAAATGGAACGTTCACGACCAATGACCGATGAAGAATTTTTGCTCATAAATGGAGTTGGCCGCAAGAAAATGGAAGAATATGGATATCGCTTCATAAAAGAAATCATCTCGTTTTCTAAGCAAAAAAGAACCCGCAAGAAACAAAAAAAAGGAAAAACCTATAAGATCACAGGTGAGCTTTATGCTGAAGGAAAAACTCCTGAAGAAATCGCCAAAGAACGAGAACTTTCTGAAATTACAATTATGTCTCATCTTTTAAAGCTTTATGAAGAGGGCGAAAATATCGATTTAACAAAGTTTGTATCAAAATCTGATATAAAAGCAGTTAGAAAAGCAAAAAAAGAACTTGGTGATCCAGATAAATTAAAACCTTATTTTGAACATTTTGAAGAAGCAATTCCCTACAACAATATAAAAATTGCTCTTAAAATTATCGAAAATGAAGACTAA
- the truA gene encoding tRNA pseudouridine(38-40) synthase TruA gives MQRVRYYYLIKVQYLGYRLHGWQKQPNLKTVEGLITKTLRYVMPEAKYKILGCSRTDAMVSSNGSAFELFVDEEPLEDLEAFLGLFNLNLPQDIRVTNIEEVDANFNIIQHSKIKEYAYLFSFGSKNHPFCAPFMANFQFDLDIELMKKGADLFNGIHNFRNYCVRVSEKSTFEREILKAEIVENDLYTANFFPEKSYIFQVHGKGFLRHQVRLMMGAMIQLGRGEFTLSQIEQSLTEGNDHLQMNYSAPASGLILNDMQFE, from the coding sequence ATGCAGAGAGTCCGTTATTATTATCTTATAAAAGTGCAATATTTAGGTTATCGTTTACACGGCTGGCAAAAGCAACCAAATTTAAAAACGGTAGAAGGTTTGATCACGAAAACGCTCCGTTATGTGATGCCTGAGGCAAAATATAAAATACTGGGTTGTAGCCGTACCGATGCTATGGTATCTTCAAATGGATCTGCTTTCGAACTTTTTGTAGATGAAGAACCTCTGGAAGATCTTGAAGCTTTCTTAGGGCTTTTTAATTTAAATTTACCACAAGATATTCGGGTTACTAATATTGAAGAAGTAGATGCAAATTTTAATATCATTCAGCACTCTAAGATCAAGGAATACGCCTATTTATTCTCTTTTGGAAGTAAAAATCATCCATTTTGCGCGCCATTTATGGCGAACTTTCAGTTTGATCTGGATATTGAATTGATGAAAAAGGGTGCAGATCTTTTTAATGGCATACACAATTTCAGAAATTACTGCGTTCGAGTTTCAGAAAAAAGTACGTTTGAGCGTGAAATATTAAAGGCTGAAATTGTAGAGAATGATCTTTATACCGCAAATTTCTTTCCGGAGAAATCATACATCTTCCAAGTTCACGGAAAAGGTTTTCTACGCCACCAGGTGCGCTTAATGATGGGCGCTATGATTCAGTTAGGACGAGGTGAATTTACTTTATCTCAAATCGAGCAAAGTCTTACTGAAGGTAATGATCATTTGCAAATGAATTATAGCGCACCGGCAAGCGGACTTATCCTAAACGACATGCAATTCGAATAA
- a CDS encoding DUF1853 family protein: MNKLYFCAITNLIFIDLKDEINGFLAAPTIWDSNTIFFGLHAFELPKKSVNFNDLSRLENQIKDIYVLGKRVERFFEFQILNSKIFDLRISNLQIFEDKKTLGELDFILKEKDTNQSIHVELVYKFYVYDPSYKNELSRWIGPNRRDSLLEKIDKLKSKQLPLLYKKRTQDILNGKYIPTKNIIQKVCYKASLFVPKNLLGSTFPKINNDCIKGYYITLKEFASNKYETKYFYSPQKQFWPVDPIKNEAWFSYQEILPQIKKFIKNKKAPLVWMKTDKGIEQFFVVWW, encoded by the coding sequence ATGAATAAACTCTACTTTTGCGCTATTACTAATTTGATATTTATCGATTTAAAAGACGAAATAAACGGTTTTTTAGCAGCTCCCACTATCTGGGATTCCAATACTATTTTTTTTGGATTGCATGCTTTCGAGTTACCCAAAAAATCAGTCAACTTCAACGATTTATCGAGACTGGAAAATCAAATAAAGGATATTTATGTATTGGGAAAGCGAGTAGAAAGATTTTTCGAATTTCAGATTTTAAATTCGAAAATTTTCGATCTAAGAATTAGTAACCTGCAAATTTTCGAAGATAAAAAAACTTTAGGCGAGTTAGATTTTATTCTGAAAGAGAAAGACACGAATCAATCTATACATGTAGAATTAGTGTATAAATTCTATGTGTATGATCCTTCTTATAAAAACGAACTTTCCAGATGGATTGGCCCTAATCGCAGGGATTCTTTACTCGAAAAAATCGATAAACTGAAATCTAAGCAACTTCCGCTACTTTATAAAAAAAGAACACAGGATATCCTTAATGGGAAATATATACCTACTAAAAATATCATTCAAAAAGTGTGCTATAAGGCGAGTTTATTTGTACCAAAGAATCTACTAGGCAGCACTTTTCCTAAAATCAACAACGATTGCATCAAAGGATATTATATTACGTTAAAAGAATTTGCTTCAAATAAATACGAAACAAAATATTTTTATAGCCCACAAAAACAGTTTTGGCCGGTAGATCCTATTAAAAATGAAGCATGGTTTTCGTATCAGGAAATTCTTCCGCAGATAAAGAAATTTATAAAAAATAAAAAAGCTCCTTTAGTCTGGATGAAGACAGACAAAGGTATAGAGCAGTTTTTTGTGGTCTGGTGGTAA
- a CDS encoding cation diffusion facilitator family transporter, translating to MSDKVKEAIKTSYLSIAGNGVLAVVKFLAGFFGNSYALIADAIESTADVFSSILVLLGLRYAARPADDNHPYGHGRVEPLVTFGVVGFLIVSATVIAYESIENIRTPHEIPEPYTLIILAIIIIIKETFYRIVSKKSDETKSTSLKADAWHHRSDAITSLTAFIGITVALIMGDGYESADDWAALLASGFILFNAYLILRPALGEIMDEHMYDDLIEDIRKSAESVNGVLDTEKCFVRKTGMTFHVDLHINVDAQISVKEGHDIAHEVKDTLVAELPEIADVLIHVEPSH from the coding sequence ATGAGTGACAAGGTTAAAGAAGCGATTAAGACATCCTACCTAAGTATAGCAGGAAATGGAGTACTGGCCGTAGTGAAATTTTTAGCAGGCTTCTTTGGAAACTCCTACGCACTTATTGCAGATGCAATAGAATCTACCGCAGATGTCTTCTCTTCTATCCTAGTCCTTTTAGGTCTTCGATACGCCGCAAGACCTGCCGATGATAATCATCCATATGGGCATGGGCGCGTAGAGCCATTGGTAACCTTTGGTGTTGTTGGATTTTTAATCGTATCTGCTACGGTAATTGCCTACGAAAGTATCGAAAACATAAGAACTCCGCATGAGATTCCAGAACCATACACCCTTATCATTTTAGCCATAATCATTATTATCAAAGAAACTTTTTATAGAATTGTTTCTAAGAAAAGTGATGAAACTAAAAGTACTTCCCTAAAAGCAGATGCCTGGCATCACCGTAGTGATGCTATCACTTCTCTAACTGCCTTTATCGGGATTACCGTTGCGTTAATTATGGGCGATGGTTACGAAAGCGCAGACGATTGGGCTGCACTCCTAGCATCTGGATTTATCTTATTTAACGCGTATCTAATATTGCGACCCGCTCTGGGCGAAATTATGGACGAGCATATGTATGATGATCTTATCGAAGATATTCGAAAATCTGCTGAATCTGTAAACGGAGTGCTAGATACTGAAAAGTGTTTTGTTCGTAAAACCGGAATGACATTTCATGTGGATCTTCACATTAATGTTGATGCTCAAATAAGCGTAAAAGAAGGCCATGATATTGCGCATGAGGTAAAAGATACTCTAGTAGCTGAACTTCCTGAAATTGCCGATGTTCTTATTCATGTAGAGCCATCACATTAA
- a CDS encoding NYN domain-containing protein, translating into MDNNLAVLIDGDNIPSAYVKEMMEEIAKHGNPTIKRIYGDWTNPHLSKWKSVLLENAVSPIQQYGYTQGKNATDSAMIIDAMDILYSNKVDGFCLVSSDSDFTRLATRLREAGKRVIGIGEKKTPDPFIVACDRFIYLEILKNKDKEEEQPEAVKGKQPKKSNVDRLTPRVIKYIANTISDVADDDGWAFMGDVGSLLQKKQPNFDSRNYGFQKLTPMIASIDQFEIESRENNNNSKFKLIFVRNKE; encoded by the coding sequence ATGGATAATAATCTAGCGGTACTTATAGATGGTGACAATATTCCCTCGGCCTATGTCAAAGAAATGATGGAAGAAATTGCAAAACATGGTAATCCTACTATAAAACGTATTTATGGTGATTGGACTAATCCACATCTTTCTAAATGGAAATCTGTCTTACTAGAAAACGCTGTAAGTCCCATACAGCAATATGGCTATACACAAGGTAAAAATGCAACCGATTCTGCCATGATTATCGATGCCATGGATATTTTATATTCTAACAAAGTTGACGGTTTTTGCTTGGTGAGCAGTGATAGTGACTTTACACGGCTGGCCACCCGATTAAGAGAAGCCGGGAAGCGCGTTATAGGTATTGGAGAAAAAAAGACACCAGATCCTTTTATCGTAGCCTGCGATCGTTTTATATATCTAGAGATTCTGAAAAATAAAGATAAAGAAGAAGAACAACCAGAAGCAGTAAAAGGAAAGCAACCTAAAAAATCGAATGTAGATCGCTTAACACCACGTGTAATTAAATACATTGCCAATACCATATCTGATGTTGCAGATGATGACGGCTGGGCTTTTATGGGAGACGTAGGGAGTTTGCTACAGAAAAAACAACCCAATTTTGATTCCCGTAATTATGGATTTCAAAAATTAACTCCAATGATCGCTTCTATAGACCAATTTGAAATAGAATCGCGTGAGAATAATAACAACAGCAAATTCAAACTTATTTTTGTTAGAAATAAAGAGTAA
- a CDS encoding pirin family protein, translating to MKKEALWFPFFNFNKKIMRSLKKIHQAEWRPIGDLVTYSPLPTASLQMIDPFIFLNHHGPQVYPENNNGLPFGPHPHRGMETVTFILDGDIAHKDSGGHKSVIESGGVQWMTAGSGLIHAEVSSEEFKKKGGDLEILQLWVNLRAKHKMEKPKYIGLQKDDIPVAITEDKKVKAQVVSGELIGIKGAFKTFTDINLSTVFFEANSGLNIDIPISQNIFFYVIKGSLEVNGKTVQERHLAEFNNDDPKLQISATEESILLFGFATPFEEPVVARGPFVMNSMQEIDEAYQDFQAGKMGRWTE from the coding sequence ATGAAAAAGGAGGCCTTATGGTTTCCTTTTTTTAATTTTAATAAAAAAATTATGCGAAGTTTAAAGAAAATTCATCAGGCAGAATGGCGTCCTATAGGAGATCTAGTTACTTATTCTCCTTTGCCAACGGCGAGCTTGCAAATGATCGATCCTTTTATTTTCCTAAACCATCATGGTCCACAGGTATATCCTGAAAATAACAATGGCTTGCCATTTGGCCCACATCCACATCGTGGTATGGAAACCGTGACTTTTATTTTAGATGGCGATATTGCGCACAAAGATTCTGGCGGACATAAAAGTGTTATTGAAAGCGGCGGTGTACAATGGATGACGGCCGGTAGCGGACTTATACATGCTGAAGTTTCTTCGGAAGAATTTAAGAAAAAAGGTGGTGATCTTGAAATCTTACAGCTTTGGGTAAATCTTCGCGCAAAGCATAAAATGGAAAAACCTAAATATATAGGTTTACAAAAAGATGATATTCCTGTTGCAATTACCGAAGATAAAAAAGTAAAAGCTCAGGTAGTTTCAGGTGAGTTAATTGGTATAAAAGGTGCTTTTAAAACCTTTACCGATATTAATCTATCTACCGTATTTTTTGAAGCAAATTCAGGTTTAAATATTGATATTCCTATTTCTCAGAATATATTCTTTTATGTAATCAAAGGAAGTTTAGAAGTAAACGGAAAAACAGTACAGGAAAGACATTTAGCTGAGTTTAATAACGATGATCCTAAACTTCAAATTTCAGCAACAGAAGAAAGCATTTTGTTGTTTGGTTTCGCCACTCCTTTTGAAGAACCTGTGGTTGCTCGTGGTCCTTTTGTGATGAATAGCATGCAGGAAATAGACGAAGCTTATCAGGACTTCCAGGCAGGAAAGATGGGACGATGGACGGAATAG